In Arthrobacter sp. SLBN-83, one DNA window encodes the following:
- a CDS encoding FAD-dependent oxidoreductase — MIPDPIDVVVIGAGQAGLSAAYHLQRRGLDYAVLDAEEGPGGAWRHRWKSLRMATVNGISDLPGIPKPEVDPAEPSSEFLTRYFGNYEAELGLSVRRPVKVRAVRREDDNPAGRLRIETSDGDWTAKAVINATGTWTRPFWPIYPGQDSFRGRQLHVADYVSAEEFRGQHVIVVGGGISAVGLLEEISCVTTTSWFTRREPVWRDGPFDAKAGHDAVALVEERVRRGLPPQSVVSVTGLIWTPALRAAKERGALNRQPMFTSIERDGVRRADGSLLKADVILWATGFRAELEHLAPLHLRGPGGGIAMEGTQVAAEPRVHLVGYGPSSSTIGANRAGRAAVAAIMGLPGMAAAAEPVTWG; from the coding sequence GTGATTCCTGACCCAATCGATGTGGTGGTCATCGGTGCGGGCCAGGCCGGCCTGTCGGCCGCCTACCACCTCCAGCGCCGGGGACTCGACTATGCCGTGCTCGACGCCGAGGAAGGTCCGGGCGGTGCGTGGCGGCACCGCTGGAAGAGCCTGCGCATGGCCACCGTCAACGGGATCAGCGACCTGCCCGGCATTCCCAAGCCGGAGGTGGACCCCGCCGAACCCAGCTCCGAATTCCTGACCCGCTACTTTGGCAACTATGAAGCGGAGTTGGGCCTCTCCGTCCGCCGGCCCGTCAAAGTTCGCGCTGTCCGGCGGGAAGACGACAATCCCGCCGGGCGGTTGCGGATCGAAACATCCGACGGCGACTGGACGGCCAAGGCGGTCATCAACGCCACCGGTACGTGGACCCGCCCCTTTTGGCCCATTTATCCCGGTCAGGACTCGTTCCGCGGCCGCCAGCTGCACGTCGCGGACTACGTCTCCGCCGAAGAGTTTCGCGGCCAGCACGTCATCGTCGTAGGCGGGGGTATCTCCGCCGTCGGCCTGCTCGAGGAAATTTCCTGTGTCACCACCACCAGCTGGTTCACCCGCCGGGAACCGGTGTGGCGGGACGGGCCGTTCGATGCCAAGGCCGGCCACGACGCCGTGGCGCTGGTAGAGGAACGGGTTCGCCGTGGGCTTCCGCCGCAGAGCGTGGTCTCCGTGACGGGACTGATCTGGACGCCTGCATTGCGGGCCGCCAAAGAACGCGGCGCACTCAACCGCCAACCGATGTTCACCTCCATCGAGCGCGACGGGGTCCGCCGGGCGGACGGAAGCCTCCTGAAAGCCGACGTCATCCTCTGGGCCACCGGCTTCAGGGCCGAACTGGAACATCTCGCGCCGCTTCACTTGCGGGGGCCCGGCGGCGGGATCGCCATGGAGGGCACCCAGGTGGCAGCCGAGCCGCGCGTCCACCTGGTGGGTTACGGCCCGTCGTCGTCCACCATTGGTGCCAACCGGGCGGGCAGGGCAGCAGTGGCGGCGATCATGGGGCTGCCTGGAATGGCGGCGGCGGCGGAACCGGTAACGTGGGGGTGA
- a CDS encoding ROK family transcriptional regulator, translating into MGDFNLTVILDAIRRTSGGLSRVELAQIVGLSPQTISNISRRLLDQNLIVEAGKEGTGPGKPRTILRLNPGGMYALGVHLDPAVTTFVVLDLVGAVVRHSRIKTPGGNDPAAVIATIAAEIAQLVEDSGVDRGRIAGLGVAAPGPIDLDHGTVVDPPLLPGWDRVELRDALATATGYSVLVDKDVTSAAVAETWAGGASGAGSFVFMYMGTGIGCGIVLNDEVVRGTSGNAGEIGHIVVDPDGPLCDCGQRGCVKSSAIPQVLVAEAEAAGILDGTRAGNSGAEVQQSFSRLCELADAGNEQAAAILDKSAVLVARAASVITNALDVERVVFGGPFWSGLAERYLDRIPPLLDGNSAARLIHPIEVVGTGVGEDVGAIGAASLVLEHTLAPRAQRLLLES; encoded by the coding sequence ATGGGGGACTTTAACCTCACGGTCATCCTCGACGCGATCCGCAGGACATCCGGTGGCCTCAGCCGGGTGGAACTGGCCCAGATCGTGGGCCTGTCCCCACAGACCATCTCCAACATCTCCCGCCGCCTCCTGGACCAGAACCTCATTGTCGAGGCCGGCAAGGAAGGCACCGGCCCGGGCAAGCCGCGCACCATCCTGCGCCTCAACCCCGGCGGCATGTACGCCCTGGGGGTCCATCTGGATCCGGCCGTCACCACGTTCGTGGTGCTGGATCTCGTGGGGGCGGTGGTCCGCCATTCCCGGATCAAGACTCCCGGCGGCAATGATCCTGCCGCGGTCATTGCCACCATCGCCGCGGAAATCGCCCAGCTCGTTGAGGACTCGGGTGTGGACCGTGGCCGGATCGCAGGACTGGGAGTGGCAGCACCCGGCCCCATCGACTTGGATCACGGCACCGTGGTGGACCCGCCCCTGCTTCCCGGCTGGGACAGAGTGGAACTGCGGGACGCGCTGGCCACGGCCACCGGCTACTCGGTGCTTGTTGACAAGGACGTCACCAGCGCGGCAGTGGCGGAAACCTGGGCGGGTGGCGCCAGCGGAGCCGGCAGCTTCGTCTTCATGTACATGGGCACAGGCATCGGCTGCGGCATCGTGCTCAACGATGAGGTTGTCCGCGGCACCTCCGGCAATGCCGGCGAGATCGGCCACATCGTGGTGGACCCGGACGGCCCGCTCTGCGACTGCGGCCAGCGCGGTTGCGTCAAGTCCTCCGCCATCCCGCAGGTTCTGGTGGCAGAGGCGGAAGCAGCCGGAATCCTCGACGGCACCCGCGCTGGGAACAGCGGCGCTGAAGTCCAGCAAAGCTTCTCCCGGCTGTGTGAACTTGCCGACGCCGGCAACGAGCAGGCCGCCGCCATCCTGGATAAGTCCGCGGTCCTGGTGGCCCGGGCGGCGTCGGTCATCACCAACGCCCTGGACGTTGAAAGGGTAGTGTTCGGCGGCCCCTTCTGGAGCGGCCTGGCCGAACGCTACCTTGACCGGATCCCGCCTTTGCTGGACGGCAACAGCGCGGCCCGCCTGATCCACCCCATCGAGGTAGTGGGCACAGGCGTGGGGGAGGACGTCGGGGCCATCGGGGCCGCCTCCCTGGTCCTGGAACATACCCTCGCGCCCCGTGCCCAGCGGCTCCTGCTGGAAAGCTGA
- a CDS encoding DUF58 domain-containing protein: MASLLQRVKSKMAIFAHRKARGMLDGEYGSVFRGRSLDFDDLRAYVPGDEVRDIDWKATARHGSPLIRRYVAVRRQTVLLVTDTGRNMAAEARSGETKKDIAVLALGVMGYLAHRHGDVVGLVCGDSTATRSLPAKSGEAHLERLLRHVDSQTRLDGAPSKFQDQLAYVARNVKGRHLLFVVADELAADAPTAQLLRRLRAQHEVLWLTVRDADLAPATEPDAPETYSVADESLLPWPPGVSPGVEAAYTKATLERDAGRKAMLRTAGITEGDVAGSGDVITGLFALLERHRRAG; this comes from the coding sequence ATGGCCAGCCTCCTCCAGCGGGTGAAGTCGAAGATGGCCATCTTCGCGCACCGCAAAGCGCGTGGAATGCTCGACGGCGAATACGGTTCCGTATTCAGGGGCCGCAGCCTGGACTTTGACGACCTGCGCGCCTACGTACCGGGTGACGAGGTGCGCGACATCGACTGGAAGGCCACAGCCCGGCATGGTTCACCCCTGATCCGGCGCTACGTGGCCGTCCGCCGGCAGACCGTCCTCCTGGTTACCGACACAGGACGGAACATGGCGGCGGAGGCGCGGTCCGGGGAAACGAAAAAGGACATCGCCGTGCTGGCGCTGGGAGTTATGGGCTACCTGGCCCACCGGCACGGGGACGTGGTGGGCCTGGTATGCGGCGACTCCACCGCAACCCGCTCCCTGCCGGCAAAGAGCGGCGAAGCCCACCTGGAACGGCTCCTCAGGCACGTGGACTCCCAGACGCGCCTCGACGGGGCGCCCAGCAAGTTCCAGGACCAGCTGGCCTACGTGGCCCGCAACGTCAAAGGCCGCCACCTGCTCTTTGTCGTCGCGGACGAACTGGCTGCGGACGCTCCCACCGCCCAACTCCTGCGCAGGCTACGCGCCCAGCACGAAGTCCTGTGGCTGACAGTGCGGGACGCGGACCTGGCACCCGCCACTGAGCCCGATGCCCCTGAAACCTACAGCGTGGCCGATGAGTCCCTCCTGCCCTGGCCGCCCGGAGTGTCCCCAGGCGTGGAGGCCGCCTACACGAAAGCGACCTTGGAGCGTGATGCGGGCCGGAAGGCCATGCTGCGCACGGCCGGGATCACCGAAGGGGACGTGGCGGGCAGCGGGGATGTCATCACCGGGCTGTTCGCGCTGCTGGAGAGGCACCGGCGTGCAGGCTGA
- a CDS encoding AAA family ATPase produces the protein MLSTSVPARIQPAELARAQQVAANISRSFDAKVVGQSRLRESLLVGLLTGGHILLESVPGLAKTTAAQTLAEAVSAEFRRIQCTPDLLPSDIVGTQIYDAAKGNFRTQLGPVHANIVLLDEINRSSAKTQSAMLEAMQERQTSIGGQDHPLPSPFLVLATQNPIEQEGTYQLPEAQMDRFMLKDVLDYPTPAEEAEVIRRIDAGVYSREQRPAAAASLDAIIEIQDLVGRVYLDPSIVNYIVGLVYVTRNASQYIDARLAGFIEFGASPRASIAFSQAARAVALLHGRDHVIPEDVRSLAHRVLRHRLILNFDAVAEQVPVESVIDAVVAAVQTP, from the coding sequence GTGCTTTCGACCAGCGTGCCCGCAAGAATCCAGCCGGCGGAGCTGGCCAGGGCGCAGCAGGTGGCGGCCAACATCTCCCGCAGTTTCGATGCAAAAGTGGTGGGGCAGTCCCGGCTGCGGGAATCGCTGCTGGTGGGACTGCTGACCGGCGGGCACATCCTCCTGGAAAGCGTCCCCGGACTGGCCAAGACCACGGCCGCGCAAACCCTCGCCGAAGCCGTCAGCGCCGAATTCCGCAGGATACAGTGCACCCCTGACCTGCTGCCCAGCGACATCGTGGGAACCCAGATCTACGATGCGGCCAAGGGGAACTTCCGCACCCAGCTCGGCCCGGTGCATGCCAATATCGTGCTGCTGGATGAGATCAACCGTTCCAGCGCCAAGACCCAGAGCGCCATGCTTGAGGCCATGCAGGAACGCCAAACCTCCATTGGCGGGCAGGACCACCCCCTGCCCTCGCCGTTCCTGGTCCTGGCAACCCAGAACCCCATCGAGCAGGAGGGCACCTACCAGCTGCCCGAGGCCCAGATGGACCGCTTCATGCTCAAGGACGTGCTGGACTACCCCACTCCCGCGGAAGAGGCCGAGGTGATCCGAAGGATCGATGCCGGCGTCTACAGCCGGGAACAAAGACCCGCGGCCGCCGCCTCCCTGGACGCCATCATCGAAATCCAGGACCTGGTGGGGCGGGTCTACCTGGATCCGTCTATCGTCAACTACATCGTGGGGCTGGTCTACGTAACGCGGAACGCCTCCCAATACATCGATGCCCGGCTGGCCGGCTTCATCGAATTCGGCGCCAGCCCCCGGGCCAGCATCGCCTTCAGCCAGGCCGCGCGTGCAGTGGCGCTGCTGCACGGCCGCGACCATGTGATCCCGGAGGACGTCAGGTCGCTGGCCCACCGGGTGCTGCGGCACCGGTTGATCCTCAACTTCGACGCAGTGGCCGAGCAGGTCCCGGTCGAATCGGTGATTGACGCCGTCGTGGCCGCGGTCCAGACTCCCTGA
- a CDS encoding class I SAM-dependent methyltransferase: MAANTLEDIFAVLRRRPDVEAPNLQAWDATDRLLLETAVQLGRAGSTIAVIGDRYGALTLGASAVLAPASLRVHQDLITGERALRLNAAELETGQTAGLESCREVGGFEGTGTGFVQLPLGRELLEGAGTVLLQLPKTLAELEEIATAIARYAAPDVRLLAGGRVKHMSLGMNAVLERYFVSVQAQLARQKSRVLLCSGPKPAIAAPRFPVVEHVAELDLDVAAHGAVFAGPRLDIGTRFLLTFLPAMKPARHAVDLGCGTGILAAMYARQFPAASVTATDQSAAAVQSALATAQANGLADRVRVLQDDALSSFPDGSVDAVLLNPPFHVGAGVHAGAGLKMIEAAGRVLVPGGELWTVFNRHLAYQPALERYVGPTVVEGRNAKFTVTRSTRSPR, translated from the coding sequence GTGGCAGCTAACACGCTGGAGGACATTTTCGCCGTCCTGCGCCGGCGGCCCGATGTGGAGGCCCCCAATCTGCAGGCGTGGGACGCCACAGACCGGCTGCTGCTGGAGACGGCCGTGCAGCTTGGGCGGGCCGGCAGCACCATCGCCGTCATTGGTGACCGCTACGGCGCCCTGACGCTCGGCGCTTCCGCGGTGCTTGCCCCCGCGTCGCTGCGCGTGCACCAGGACCTCATCACCGGGGAAAGGGCCCTGCGGCTCAACGCGGCAGAACTGGAGACCGGACAGACAGCCGGGTTGGAATCTTGCCGGGAGGTCGGCGGATTCGAAGGCACCGGAACCGGGTTCGTCCAGCTGCCCCTTGGCCGTGAACTCCTGGAGGGAGCAGGAACCGTCCTGCTTCAGCTTCCCAAGACCCTTGCCGAATTGGAGGAAATCGCCACGGCCATAGCGCGGTACGCGGCGCCGGACGTCCGGTTGCTGGCCGGCGGCCGGGTGAAGCACATGTCACTGGGCATGAACGCAGTCCTTGAACGGTACTTCGTGTCCGTTCAGGCGCAGCTCGCCCGGCAAAAGTCGCGGGTCCTTCTGTGCAGCGGCCCCAAGCCTGCCATTGCCGCCCCGCGCTTCCCGGTAGTGGAGCACGTGGCTGAACTGGACCTGGACGTGGCTGCACACGGCGCTGTCTTCGCAGGCCCACGGCTGGACATCGGCACACGGTTCCTCCTGACGTTCCTGCCCGCCATGAAGCCGGCACGGCACGCCGTGGACCTGGGCTGCGGCACCGGGATCCTCGCCGCCATGTACGCCCGGCAGTTCCCTGCCGCCTCCGTAACGGCAACAGACCAGTCCGCAGCCGCCGTGCAGTCCGCGCTCGCCACCGCCCAGGCGAACGGACTGGCTGACAGGGTCAGGGTCCTGCAGGACGATGCGCTCAGCAGCTTCCCCGACGGATCAGTGGACGCCGTACTGCTCAATCCACCTTTCCATGTCGGCGCCGGAGTCCATGCCGGAGCCGGTCTGAAAATGATCGAGGCCGCGGGCCGTGTCCTGGTTCCAGGGGGCGAGCTGTGGACCGTGTTCAACCGGCACCTGGCCTACCAGCCTGCTCTGGAGCGCTATGTGGGGCCCACCGTGGTGGAGGGCCGGAACGCCAAGTTCACCGTCACCCGCAGTACGCGCAGCCCCCGCTGA
- a CDS encoding carbohydrate ABC transporter permease — translation MAAHHSDRQVLRYLPVLPAVVLLAVFLAGPVVWAFHASLTNAGLTGRHARNPEWVGLENYQRLLQDPAFPLSVVLTVLFVAGSAIAGQNVLGMALAVLMRRARPAVSATVGTAVVAAWVLPEIVAAFAAYAFFSRDGTFNQLLGAFGLAETDWLYAVPMVAVILANTWRGTAFSMLVYRAALNGVPAELTEAAQMDGAGAWQRLVFITLPVIRGSIATNLMLVTLQTLAVFTLIWVMTAGGPANGSTTLPVLAYQEAFKFGDIGYGTAVAVVLILIGAVFGLAYLRLLREQKP, via the coding sequence GTGGCCGCCCACCACAGCGACCGGCAGGTGCTGCGCTACCTGCCGGTCCTGCCCGCCGTCGTGCTGCTGGCCGTGTTTCTGGCCGGCCCCGTGGTGTGGGCCTTCCACGCCTCGCTCACCAACGCCGGACTGACCGGCCGGCACGCCAGGAACCCCGAGTGGGTGGGACTGGAGAACTACCAGCGGTTGCTGCAGGACCCGGCCTTCCCGCTCTCGGTGGTGCTGACCGTGCTGTTCGTGGCAGGTTCGGCCATCGCGGGCCAGAACGTGCTGGGGATGGCCCTGGCGGTCCTCATGCGGCGGGCACGCCCGGCGGTTTCGGCAACTGTTGGCACCGCCGTGGTGGCAGCCTGGGTCCTGCCGGAAATCGTGGCGGCCTTCGCCGCCTATGCCTTCTTCAGCCGGGATGGCACGTTCAACCAGTTGCTGGGCGCTTTTGGGCTGGCCGAAACCGACTGGCTTTACGCCGTCCCCATGGTGGCAGTGATACTGGCGAACACCTGGCGCGGGACAGCCTTTTCCATGCTGGTGTACCGGGCGGCGCTGAACGGCGTCCCGGCCGAGCTGACCGAGGCTGCACAGATGGACGGTGCCGGTGCCTGGCAGCGGCTGGTCTTCATCACCTTGCCAGTGATCCGCGGCAGCATCGCCACCAACCTGATGCTGGTCACACTGCAGACGCTGGCGGTCTTCACCCTGATCTGGGTCATGACCGCCGGTGGTCCCGCCAACGGCAGCACCACCTTGCCTGTCCTTGCCTACCAGGAGGCGTTCAAGTTTGGCGACATCGGCTACGGCACGGCCGTCGCTGTGGTCCTCATCCTGATCGGGGCCGTGTTCGGGCTGGCCTACCTGCGCCTGCTCCGGGAGCAGAAACCGTGA
- a CDS encoding carbohydrate ABC transporter permease has product MTDRHGRSRSTWADVVLLLIGACFLLPLLWLVLGSLDPAAGHETRIPEQAGLGNFAAVFTPELLFRPLWNSLLLSTGTGVVTLVAAVLAAYPLSRYRSRFNTPFMSAILFGTCLPVTAIMVPVYGLFVQLRLLDSMPATVLFLAATSLPMAIWMTTNFMDAVPVALEEAAWVDGASRLSGLRSIVLPLMGPGLGVVFIFVFIQAWGNFFVPFVLLLSEANQPAAVSIFSFFGQHGAVAYGQLAAFSILYSVPVLALYVIVARGSGNALPLAGAVRG; this is encoded by the coding sequence GTGACAGACCGGCACGGGCGTAGCCGCAGTACGTGGGCGGATGTGGTCCTGTTGCTGATCGGCGCCTGCTTCCTGCTGCCGCTGCTGTGGCTGGTCCTCGGATCCCTTGACCCCGCCGCCGGACACGAAACCAGAATCCCCGAGCAGGCCGGACTGGGCAACTTCGCCGCCGTCTTCACCCCGGAGCTGCTGTTCCGGCCACTGTGGAACAGTTTGCTGCTATCGACTGGAACCGGAGTCGTTACGCTCGTGGCAGCCGTGCTGGCCGCCTATCCTCTCTCCCGCTACCGGTCCCGGTTCAACACGCCGTTCATGTCGGCCATCCTGTTCGGCACCTGCCTTCCCGTCACTGCCATCATGGTGCCGGTCTACGGATTGTTCGTCCAGCTTCGGCTGCTGGACTCCATGCCTGCCACGGTGCTGTTCCTGGCCGCCACCAGCCTTCCCATGGCCATCTGGATGACCACGAACTTCATGGACGCCGTGCCGGTGGCACTGGAGGAGGCGGCGTGGGTTGACGGCGCATCGAGGTTGTCCGGGCTGCGGTCCATCGTGCTACCGCTCATGGGACCGGGCCTGGGCGTGGTGTTCATCTTTGTATTCATCCAGGCCTGGGGAAACTTCTTTGTCCCGTTCGTGCTCCTGCTGTCCGAGGCCAACCAGCCCGCGGCTGTGTCGATTTTCAGCTTCTTCGGCCAGCACGGCGCAGTGGCTTACGGCCAGCTGGCCGCATTCTCGATCCTCTATTCCGTTCCGGTCCTGGCCCTGTACGTCATCGTGGCGCGTGGATCCGGTAACGCACTGCCCCTTGCCGGAGCCGTCAGGGGCTAG
- a CDS encoding extracellular solute-binding protein, with translation MFPRASKTASLLAAAVLVLAACTPADPAGGDKTIKVAYQKTDSFTALDTMLQEAKKEFEAANQGVTVELQPIQANDDDYGTKLALALRSPSTAPDVFYEDTFKVRSDVDAGYLLNLDSRLASWGDWATFDNAAKEAGKADDGGTYAVPLGTDTRAIWYNKKVFEAAGVGLPWHPSSWQDILDTARKIKAANPDVIPFNMYAGKGTGEGTVMQGFYELLYGTGASLYDQDSKKWVVGSAGFKDSLTFLDTLYEEHLAVPPAEALDPNVWKKVFGEWFPKAKLGATVEGSYAPSFWQDGGSYAWPGYAQEMGVAPFPTQNGAAPGKVSMSGGWTLAVGAETKQPDLAFNFLTTALNAKNSLAFTVASSQIAVRADVAADPGYQSANPFVKDVSGLVSVTRFRPATSDYPRISAAVQEATEAVITGNRTPEQAAADYDTAVAGIVGGDKTIRK, from the coding sequence ATGTTTCCCCGGGCATCCAAGACAGCATCCCTGCTGGCCGCCGCGGTCCTTGTCCTCGCAGCCTGTACACCCGCAGATCCCGCCGGCGGCGATAAGACCATCAAGGTGGCCTACCAGAAGACAGACTCATTCACCGCCCTGGACACCATGCTGCAGGAGGCGAAGAAGGAGTTTGAAGCCGCCAACCAGGGCGTCACAGTTGAACTGCAGCCCATCCAGGCCAACGACGACGACTACGGCACCAAGCTGGCCCTGGCCCTGCGGTCGCCCTCGACAGCACCGGACGTCTTCTACGAAGACACCTTCAAGGTCCGCTCCGACGTGGACGCCGGGTACCTGCTGAACCTGGACAGCCGCCTGGCAAGCTGGGGGGACTGGGCCACCTTCGACAACGCCGCGAAGGAAGCGGGCAAAGCGGACGACGGCGGCACGTATGCGGTGCCGTTGGGCACCGACACCCGGGCCATCTGGTACAACAAGAAGGTTTTTGAGGCAGCCGGCGTTGGACTGCCGTGGCACCCGTCCAGCTGGCAGGACATCCTGGACACCGCCCGGAAGATCAAGGCCGCCAACCCGGACGTGATCCCCTTCAACATGTACGCCGGCAAGGGCACCGGTGAAGGAACCGTGATGCAGGGGTTCTACGAACTCCTGTACGGCACCGGAGCAAGCCTCTACGACCAGGACTCCAAGAAGTGGGTGGTTGGCTCGGCAGGGTTCAAGGACTCGCTCACTTTCCTGGACACGCTCTATGAGGAGCACCTGGCCGTTCCCCCGGCTGAAGCGCTGGACCCGAACGTCTGGAAGAAGGTGTTCGGCGAGTGGTTCCCCAAAGCAAAACTGGGGGCAACCGTGGAAGGCTCCTACGCGCCGTCGTTCTGGCAGGACGGCGGCAGCTACGCGTGGCCCGGTTACGCGCAGGAGATGGGCGTGGCCCCGTTCCCCACACAGAATGGAGCGGCACCCGGCAAGGTCAGCATGTCAGGGGGCTGGACACTGGCCGTCGGCGCAGAAACCAAGCAACCGGACCTGGCCTTCAATTTCCTCACCACTGCCCTCAATGCAAAGAATTCGCTGGCGTTCACGGTGGCCAGTTCGCAGATTGCCGTCCGCGCCGACGTCGCCGCCGATCCCGGCTACCAGTCCGCCAACCCGTTCGTGAAGGATGTCTCCGGCCTGGTGTCCGTGACCCGGTTCCGGCCGGCCACCTCCGACTACCCACGGATTTCCGCTGCCGTCCAGGAAGCCACCGAGGCCGTCATCACCGGGAACCGGACCCCGGAGCAGGCGGCGGCCGACTATGACACGGCCGTGGCCGGTATCGTGGGCGGCGACAAGACCATCCGGAAGTAG